The DNA region TGGAGAAGCCCGTGGTCGCGGGCGTCAACGGGGTCGCGGCGGGAGCCGGTTTCGGATTCGCCCTCGCCGCCGACTACCGCGTGGTCGCCGACACCGCGGCCTTCAACACGTCCTTCGCGGGCGTGGCACTGACCGCCGACTCGGGCGTCTCCTGGACCCTGCCTCGCCTGATCGGCGCGAGCCGCGCCGCCGACCTGCTGTTCTTCCCTCGTTCGATCTCCGCACAGGAGGCGTACGAACTGGGCATCGCGAACAAGGTCGTCCCGGCGGCCGACCTGGCCGGCGAGGCCCTGGCGGTGGCCCGCGCGCTGGCGGAAGGGCCGACGGTGGCCTATGCGGCGCTCAAGGCCTCCATGGCCTACGGCGCGGGACACACGCTGGCCGAGTCGCTGGAGAAGGAGGACGAGCTCCAGACCCGTGCTGGGGCGTCGCAGGACCACACGATCGCGGTCGAGGCCTTCCTCGCCAAGCGGCGGCCGAAGTACCTCGGCGCGTGACGGCGGCGTGGCCCGGGGCAGCCGCTACCGGCCGCCCCGGGCCACGCAGTCGGCCAGATGGTCGTCGACCAGGCCGCACGCCTGCATCAGGGCGTACGCGGTCGTGGGGCCGACGAACCGGATGGACCGCTTCTTGAGCTCCTTGGCCAGCGCCGTGGACTCCGGGGTGACGGCCGGAACGTCTTCGAGGGTGCGCGGAGCGACCCGGCCGGCCGGGTCGGGGGCGTACGACCAGACGAGTGCGTCGAGCTCTCCCTCGCCCCAGCCGGCCAGCACCCTGGCGTTGGCGAGCGTCGCGTCGATCTTCGCGCGGTTGCGGATGATGCCGGCGTCGGCGAGGAGCCGCTCCTTGTCGGCGTCGGTGAACTCGGCCACCGCGGAGATCTTGAATCCGGCGAAGGCGCTGCGGAAGCCCTCGCGGCGGCGCAGGATCGTCAGCCACGAGAGTCCGGACTGGAAGGCCTCCAGGCAGAGGCGCTCGAAGAGGGCGTCGTCGCCGTGTACGGGGCGGCCCCACTCGGTGTCGTGGTAGGCGAGGTAGTCCTCCGTGGACAGGCCCCAGGGGCAGCGCAGACCGCCGTCCGGTGCGGGCCGGGAGTCGCTCATCGCTCGTCCTCCTCGGCCTGCCGGCCGTTCTCACCCCTGAGGGGCTCTCCCGGCCGTTTGAACAGATCGGGACCGCCCGTCGCGGTCGCCTGAGCCCCGGCGAGGGCGGACTCCAGCTCGGCGATGCGGGCGTCCCGCTCGGCGAGCTCGGCGCCGAGCCTGCCCAGCGCCTCGTCCACGTCCGTCATGCGGTAGCCGCGCACCGCCATGGGGAGCCGCAGGGTTTCGACGTCGGCGCGGCCGACCGGGCGGTTCGTCGGCAGCGGGTCGGTGAGCCGCTCGGGCTCGACGTCCTGCAGCACCGCACTTCCGCCTCCGCCGACCACCGCCAGTGTCACCGCGGCCACCACCACGGCCATCGTGAGCAGCAAGAACCAGAACACGTGCATCTCCCCGGGAGCGGAAACCTGTCCGGTCAGATCGTGCCATGCGCCACTGACGGTTAGGGTCGTTCGTTCGGGTCGGGCCGGGCGGGGCCTGCGTGGTCCCGCCCGGGCCGGGCACGGTCCGGACGACGGCCTAAGGTCGCAGGCGACCTACCTAGGAGGAACAAGGCATGCCAAGCGGGGCGCTCAGGCTGGGGCGGCGGGAGTTCGGGCCGCACGAACCGGTGATCATGGCCATCGTGAACCGGACCCCCGACTCCTTCTACGACCAGGGGGCGACGTTCCACGACGAGCCCGCGCTCTCCCGGGTCGAGGAGGCCGTCGCGGAAGGCGCCGCGATCATCGACATCGGCGGGGTGAAGGCCGGTCCCGGCGAGGAGGTGTCGGCCCAGGAGGAGGCCCGCCGGACGGTGGGCTTCGTCGCGGAGGTGCGCCGCCGCCACCCGGACGTGGTCATCAGTGTCGACACATGGCGGCACGACGTGGGCGAGGCCGTCTGCGAGGCCGGGGCGGACGTGCTGAACGACGCGTGGGGCGGTGTCGACCCGAAGCTGGCGGAGGTCGCCGCGCGGTACGGAGCGGGCCTCGTGTGCACGCACGCGGGCGGCGCACAGCCGCGTACCCGGCCGCACCGGGTGACGTACGACGACGTGATGGCGGACATCCTGCGGGTGACCGTGGGCCTTGCCGAGCGGGCCGTGGCGCTCGGCGTCAGGCCGGACGGGATCATGATCGACCCCGGTCACGACTTCGGTAAGAACACCCGGCACTCGCTGGAGGCGACGCGCCGGCTCGACGAGATGACGGCCACGGGCTGGCCGGTGCTGGTCTCGCTCTCCAACAAGGACTTCGTCGGGGAGTCGCTGGACAGGCCGGTGAAGGAACGGGTGATCGGGACGCTCGCGACGACGGCCGTGTCGGCGTGGCTGGGCGCCCAGGTGTACCGGGTGCACGAGGTGGCGGAGACCCGGCAGGTTCTGGACATGGTGGCGTCCATCGCGGGCCACCGGCCCCCCGCGGTGGCACGGCGGGGGCTGGCGTAGGCCCGGACGGGCGAAGAGGGGCCGGAGCGGGGCAGGGGTGGCGGACGCGGAACGTGGCGCGGGGTCACGGACGCCTGCCCCCACCGCCTCCGTACCGGCGCCCCGCCCCGGCCCCGGCCGGGCGGACCGGCCCCCGGCCTCCCGCCCGGATCACGCCGGACGCGTGCCCCGGCGCCGCACCCGCTGGATCAACAGTCGCCTGCCGTGAACAGTCAGCCGGGCATTACGGTGAGACACGAAGACCTCCGGTGCGGTGCAGTCCTAGACAGCTCCACCACACCGGAGGTCTTCGCCTTTGATCAAGACCCCCGTGTCAACAACGCTCGTGATCAATACACCTAGGGCGTGTTTCGAAAGGAGCGTCGTCTGCCCGAAGGGCAGGCCCGGGGGCGTCTGGTGCGTGCGATCGCAAGGCGGAGGGTCGCCCCGATACCGGGTGTATCGGGGTGATCCCGACAACGCGGCGAGCGTGCGTGCCAGACGCCCCCGGGCAGGCGGGACTTTCGAAACACGCCCTAGCGCCCGACTTCCTTCGTCACGAGCCGGACCGCCTCGTCCACGTCGTCCGTCACGTGGAACAGCATCAGGTCCGTGTCGGACGCCTTGCCGCCCGCGACCACCGTGTCCCGCAGCCAGTCCACCAGTCCGCTCCAGTACGCCGTACCGAACAGCACGATCGGGAAACGCGTCACCTTGCCCGTCTGCACGAGCGTCAGCGCCTCGAAGAGCTCGTCCAGCGTGCCGAGGCCGCCCGGCAGGACGACGAAGCCCTGGGCGTACTTGACGAACATCGTCTTGCGGACGAAGAAGTAGCGGAAGTTGACGCCGATGTCGACATGTGGATTCAGGCCGGACTCGAACGGCAGCTCGATACCGAGACCGACGGATACGCCCTTGGCTTCTCTCGCCCCCTTGTTCGCCGCCTCCATGGCCCCGGGACCACCGCCCGTGATGACCGCGAACCCGGCTTCGACCAGCGCCCTGCCGATCCGCACGCCCGCCTCGTACTCCGGTCCGCCGGCCGGTGTGCGGGCGGAGCCGAAGACGCTGATGGCGCTCGGCAGCTCGGCCAGCGCGCCGAAGCCCTCCACGAACTCCGACTGGATCCGCATGACCCGCCACGGGTCGGTGTGCACCCACTCGGAGTCGCCCTCGGAGTCCAGCAGCCGCTGGTCGGTCGTGCCCGGCTGCACCTGGTCCCTGCGGCGCAGAACCGGGCCCATCCGCTGTTCCTCGGGCTGTACCGCGCCCTCAGGGACCTGCGCGCCCTCGGGGATCCGTGCGTCCTCCGGGTTGCCCATGACCTGCTCCCTCCGCCGACCTGCGATGTGCGTGTGTCGCCTCAGCGTAGAGCGGCGGAGGTTACACGCAGGGGAATGCCGTGCGTCAGCTGGTGAGCCAGGAGCGGAGGCGCTCCTCGCAGTGCGTGATCCGCTCGACGGCCACGTGCTCGTCCCGCTTGTGCGCGTAGATCGGGTCGCCGGGGCCGTAATTGACCGCGGGGATGCCGAGCGCCCCGAACCGGGAGACGTCCGTCCAGCCGAACTTGGGCCGTGCCGTGCCGCCGACCGCCTCCATGAACGCCTTGGCCGCGGGGTGCGAGAGGCCGGGCATCGCCGCGCCGGAGTGGTCGTCGACGGTGAACTCGGCGACGCCGCAGTCCGCGAAGACCTCCTGGACGTGGGCCTCGGCCTGTTCGGGCGTGAGGTCGGGAGCGTAGCGGTAGTTGACCACGACGGTGCAGGCGTCCGGGATGACGTTGGTGGCGACGCCGCCCTCGATGCCCACGGCGTTGAGTCCCTCGCGGTACTCCAGGCCGTCGACGACCGGGCGGCGCGGCTCGTAGGCGGCCAGCCGGGCCAGCACCGGCGCCGCCGCGTGGATGGCGTTGGACCCCATCCAGCCGCGTGCGGAGTGCGCCCGCTCCCCCTCCAGCCGCAGGTGCATCCGGAGCGTGCCCTGGCAGCCTCCCTCGACCTCTCCGTCGGACGGCTCCAGGAGGACGGCGAAGTCTCCGTCCAGCCAGTCCGGGTGCGCGTCGGCGACGTGGCCGAGGCCGTTGAGGTGGGCGGCGACCTCTTCGTTGTCGTAGAAGATGAAGGTCAGATCGCGGTTGGGCTCCGGCACCGTCGCCGCGATCCGCAGCTGGACCGCCACGCCCGACTTCATGTCCGAGGTCCCGCACCCCCACAGCACGCCGTTCCCGTCGAGCCGCGACGGCACGTTGCCGGCGATCGGGACGGTGTCGATGTGACCCGCGAGGACGACGCGCTCGGCGCGGCCCAGCCGCGTCCTGGCGACGACGTTGTTGCCGTACCGGTCGACGGTCAGGTGCGGCAACGGGCTCAGGGCGGCCTCGATGGCGTCGGCAAGGTCCTTCTCCTGCCCGCTGACCGACGGGAAGTCTACGAGCCGGGCGGTGAGTTCCGGGCCGTCCAGGGCGAGGTCGAGCGCGTGTCCGTACATGACCACGAGCCTAAGCGACTTGGGGTACCGGCCCCGGCCCTACCCTCCAGTACGGTGGCTCCGTGCCTTGGACCGCCTCTCCCACCCGCCGCAGCCGCCTCATGCGTACCGCGGCCGCCTTCGCCGTGCTCGTGGCCCTGGCCGGCTACGTGGCCGTCCAGTACGTCACGGGCCGCGAGGGGGCGCCCCACTGCACCGTGCGCTCCGCCGACGGGGGCGAGGGGCGCACGTACGAGTTGAGCCCCGAGCAGGCCGCCAACGCCGCGACGATCTCCGCCGTGGGCACCACCCGCAAAATGCCCGAGCGCGCGGTGACCATCGCGCTGGCCACCGCACTGCAGGAATCCGCGCTGCGCAACATCGACCACGGCGACAGGGACTCGCTCGGCCTCTTCCAGCAGCGCCCGTCACAGGGCTGGGGCACTCCCGCGGAGATCCTCGACCCGGTCCACGCGTCCGGGGAGTTCTACGCGCACCTGGCCGAGGTCCCCGGTTATTCGCGGCTGCCCCTGACCGTCGCTGCGCAGCGGGTGCAGAAGAGCGGGTTCCCGCAGGCGTACGCCAAGCACGAGCCGGATGCCACACTGCTGTCCGCCGCGCTGACGGGCCGCGCCCCGGCCGCCCTGACCTGCTCGCCCACGACGGCGACCGCCGCCGGCCCGGGGGACGCGGCCGAGGTGCGGGCCGATCTGGTGCGCTCCTTCGGGAAGGACGTGCTCCCCGCCACGGGGACGGCGGGCGCCGCGTCCGCGGGCACGGTCTCGGTACCGGTCCCTTCGGCCATGGAGGCCGGTGGCGGAGCCTCCCGGCGCGGCTGGGAGCTCGCCCACTGGGCGGTCGCCCGCGCGGGCACGTTGCGGATCGAGGCGGTCTCGTACGCCGGGCGGGTGTGGACGGCGGACGCGGGCTGGCGGACGGAACGTAAGGAATCGGGCACCACCACGGTCCGGATGAAGCTCGCTCAGTAGTACGGGACGTCATCCGTACGAGCCATCCGTTCGTGCACCCACAGCCGTCCGCGCCGGTGCTCCCCCGGTCCCGCCGGATCAGGCTCGTTCCCTTGCGCGACAGCAGAAGTGACGGTTCATCAGGTGACCGCTCCGCACGTCACCCACTCGGCTCCCCCTCGTGCGGATTATCTGACGCATTACCCAGTCTTTACCTCGGCGGCCCGCAACCTTCCCCGCCCCCGGACCGGTTGTTCAGTGCGTCCGATCACCGGACGGGCAGATTCCCATCTGCCGTGAACCCGTAGAAGTCCCGTCGAAGGAGCATCATGTCCCTCCCCCTGACCCGCCGGATCGCCCGTGCCGCGCTGCTGATCGCCGCAGGTGCTGCCCCCGTGGTCGGTGCGGCCGGCGCCGCGGGTGCCGCGGGGCTCCCGCAGACCCCCGCCCTCGGCGGCCTGACCTCGCTCGACGGCGCGGGTGTCACCGGCACCCTGGACTCCGCCGCGAAGCAGGGCGCCGACGTGGCGAACCAGACCGGCGGCAAGTTCGTCGGCACCACCCTCCCGGCCGCCGGCAACACGGCCGGCAGGACCGTCAAGAAGGCCGGCACCGCGGCGGAAGGCCGGCTGGCGAGCGACTCCCTGCCCACCGGCGGACTGCCCACCAAGGGTCTTCCGACGAGTGGCCTGCCGATCGGCTGAGCCACCGGCGCACGAGGGGGCCCGGGGAGTGCGCACTCCCCGGGCCCCCTCGGCGTGGCGGCCGGCGATCGAAGCGACTCACGACCGGTCGCTCCCGCCGGATCCGGTCACACCGGTCACACCGGTCACAGCGAACGAAGCGCCGGATGAAACCGGTCACAGCGAACGAAGCGCCGGACGAAACCGGTCACACCGGTCGACGCACTAGGACAGCCGCTTGACCGCCGCGTCCACCCGCTCGTCCGTCGCCGTCAGCGCCACCCGTACGAAGTGCTCCCCTGCGGGGCCGTAGAAGTCGCCCGGTGCCACGAGGATGCCCAGCCCGGCCAGGTACGCCACGGTCTCCCAGCAGGGCTCGTCGCGCGTGGCCCACAGGTAGAGGCTCGCCTCGCTGTGCTCGATCCGGAAGCCGTGGGCCTCCAGCGCCGCCCGCAGGGCCGTACGCCGCCGCGCGTACCGCGCACGCTGCTCGGCCACGTGCGTGTCGTCGCCCAGCGCCGCCACG from Streptomyces sp. B1I3 includes:
- a CDS encoding enoyl-CoA hydratase/isomerase family protein, coding for MADAVLTDVSDGLATITINRPDAMNAMNTAAKVALRDALRAVADDTAVRAVLLTATGRAFCVGQDLKEHVSKLAESRGAEGGNALSTVREHYNPIVRAITEMEKPVVAGVNGVAAGAGFGFALAADYRVVADTAAFNTSFAGVALTADSGVSWTLPRLIGASRAADLLFFPRSISAQEAYELGIANKVVPAADLAGEALAVARALAEGPTVAYAALKASMAYGAGHTLAESLEKEDELQTRAGASQDHTIAVEAFLAKRRPKYLGA
- a CDS encoding DNA-3-methyladenine glycosylase I, whose translation is MSDSRPAPDGGLRCPWGLSTEDYLAYHDTEWGRPVHGDDALFERLCLEAFQSGLSWLTILRRREGFRSAFAGFKISAVAEFTDADKERLLADAGIIRNRAKIDATLANARVLAGWGEGELDALVWSYAPDPAGRVAPRTLEDVPAVTPESTALAKELKKRSIRFVGPTTAYALMQACGLVDDHLADCVARGGR
- a CDS encoding cell division protein DivIVA; the encoded protein is MHVFWFLLLTMAVVVAAVTLAVVGGGGSAVLQDVEPERLTDPLPTNRPVGRADVETLRLPMAVRGYRMTDVDEALGRLGAELAERDARIAELESALAGAQATATGGPDLFKRPGEPLRGENGRQAEEDER
- the folP gene encoding dihydropteroate synthase; amino-acid sequence: MPSGALRLGRREFGPHEPVIMAIVNRTPDSFYDQGATFHDEPALSRVEEAVAEGAAIIDIGGVKAGPGEEVSAQEEARRTVGFVAEVRRRHPDVVISVDTWRHDVGEAVCEAGADVLNDAWGGVDPKLAEVAARYGAGLVCTHAGGAQPRTRPHRVTYDDVMADILRVTVGLAERAVALGVRPDGIMIDPGHDFGKNTRHSLEATRRLDEMTATGWPVLVSLSNKDFVGESLDRPVKERVIGTLATTAVSAWLGAQVYRVHEVAETRQVLDMVASIAGHRPPAVARRGLA
- a CDS encoding TIGR00730 family Rossman fold protein; protein product: MGNPEDARIPEGAQVPEGAVQPEEQRMGPVLRRRDQVQPGTTDQRLLDSEGDSEWVHTDPWRVMRIQSEFVEGFGALAELPSAISVFGSARTPAGGPEYEAGVRIGRALVEAGFAVITGGGPGAMEAANKGAREAKGVSVGLGIELPFESGLNPHVDIGVNFRYFFVRKTMFVKYAQGFVVLPGGLGTLDELFEALTLVQTGKVTRFPIVLFGTAYWSGLVDWLRDTVVAGGKASDTDLMLFHVTDDVDEAVRLVTKEVGR
- the dapE gene encoding succinyl-diaminopimelate desuccinylase, with the protein product MYGHALDLALDGPELTARLVDFPSVSGQEKDLADAIEAALSPLPHLTVDRYGNNVVARTRLGRAERVVLAGHIDTVPIAGNVPSRLDGNGVLWGCGTSDMKSGVAVQLRIAATVPEPNRDLTFIFYDNEEVAAHLNGLGHVADAHPDWLDGDFAVLLEPSDGEVEGGCQGTLRMHLRLEGERAHSARGWMGSNAIHAAAPVLARLAAYEPRRPVVDGLEYREGLNAVGIEGGVATNVIPDACTVVVNYRYAPDLTPEQAEAHVQEVFADCGVAEFTVDDHSGAAMPGLSHPAAKAFMEAVGGTARPKFGWTDVSRFGALGIPAVNYGPGDPIYAHKRDEHVAVERITHCEERLRSWLTS
- a CDS encoding ATP-binding protein, with product MSLPLTRRIARAALLIAAGAAPVVGAAGAAGAAGLPQTPALGGLTSLDGAGVTGTLDSAAKQGADVANQTGGKFVGTTLPAAGNTAGRTVKKAGTAAEGRLASDSLPTGGLPTKGLPTSGLPIG